From Jeotgalibaca dankookensis, one genomic window encodes:
- the rpmB gene encoding 50S ribosomal protein L28 translates to MSKVCYVTGRKTRTGNTRSHALNHSKRTFKPNLQKVRIMVDGAPKRVWVSARALKSGLVERV, encoded by the coding sequence ATGTCTAAAGTATGTTATGTTACAGGTCGTAAAACTAGAACTGGTAACACGCGTTCTCACGCATTGAATCACTCAAAACGTACCTTCAAACCAAACTTGCAAAAAGTCCGCATTATGGTTGATGGTGCTCCAAAAAGAGTTTGGGTTTCAGCTCGCGCTTTGAAATCTGGTCTAGTAGAACGCGTTTAA
- a CDS encoding DAK2 domain-containing protein, which yields MNKRELTASDFKAMVGVANERLHENAEYVNSLNVFPVPDGDTGTNMNLSFTSGAERVSLSDASRVDVLGKDLAKGLLMGARGNSGVILSQLFRGFSKAMEGKETLDASQFASAFSQGVETAYKAVMKPVEGTILTVARESAEAAVEKAKSTDNIIEIMETVVESGNVSLANTPNLLAVLKEVGVVDSGGQGLLYIYQGFLESLTGEKVSAQANILPTIDVTELAHHENFDHIGHSVSAEDIKYGYCTEIMVHLGEGETVTDTFNYDTFRNHLNELGDSLLVVADDEIVKVHVHTEYPGEVMNYGQKFGSLIKMKVDNMRLQHEDVLEKGKATSKESKASKPYAVIAVAAGEGIFKLFNSLGVSNLIKGGQTMNPSTEDILKAIDEANAEKTIILPNNKNIFMAADQAALVSDKNVVVIPSKTISQGLTAMLAFNDQVDLETNKANMTDELDSVKSGQITNAIRDTEIDGVSIKKDDYMGIVDGKIVISIADREEVVLETLRKMIDEESEIVTLIYGESITAEECQGIADRISEEYEELDVEIQEGLQPVYCYLISVE from the coding sequence GTGAATAAAAGAGAACTAACTGCAAGTGATTTTAAAGCGATGGTAGGAGTTGCGAATGAGCGTCTGCATGAAAATGCCGAATACGTAAACTCATTAAACGTTTTTCCTGTCCCAGATGGTGATACAGGAACAAATATGAATTTATCATTTACGTCCGGTGCGGAGCGCGTCTCTTTATCAGATGCCAGTCGGGTTGATGTACTGGGTAAAGATTTAGCGAAAGGTCTTTTAATGGGGGCCCGTGGTAACTCAGGTGTCATTTTGTCACAACTGTTCCGTGGGTTTTCAAAAGCCATGGAAGGCAAGGAAACCTTGGATGCAAGTCAATTTGCCTCAGCTTTTTCTCAAGGCGTAGAAACCGCCTATAAAGCAGTTATGAAACCGGTAGAAGGAACGATTCTCACCGTTGCGCGAGAATCAGCTGAAGCAGCGGTAGAAAAAGCTAAAAGTACTGACAATATTATTGAAATCATGGAGACAGTCGTTGAATCCGGTAACGTTAGTCTCGCTAATACACCAAATCTTCTAGCAGTTTTAAAAGAAGTCGGCGTTGTAGATAGTGGGGGCCAAGGGCTCTTATATATTTATCAAGGATTTTTAGAGTCATTGACTGGAGAGAAAGTTTCGGCGCAAGCGAATATTCTTCCAACGATTGACGTCACTGAGCTAGCACATCACGAAAACTTTGACCATATTGGCCATTCTGTTTCAGCTGAAGATATCAAATACGGATACTGTACAGAAATAATGGTACATTTAGGCGAAGGTGAAACAGTTACAGATACGTTTAACTACGATACTTTCCGGAATCATCTAAATGAGTTAGGTGATTCTCTGCTTGTTGTTGCCGATGATGAGATTGTCAAAGTACATGTGCATACGGAGTATCCGGGTGAAGTCATGAATTATGGTCAAAAATTCGGCTCTCTTATAAAGATGAAAGTTGATAATATGCGCTTACAACATGAAGACGTTCTTGAAAAAGGCAAAGCTACTAGTAAAGAAAGCAAAGCTTCTAAACCCTATGCCGTGATTGCGGTAGCCGCGGGTGAAGGAATTTTCAAACTATTCAACAGCCTTGGTGTTTCGAACCTTATCAAAGGTGGACAAACAATGAATCCAAGTACTGAGGATATTTTAAAAGCGATTGATGAAGCTAATGCTGAAAAAACAATTATTTTGCCCAACAATAAGAATATTTTTATGGCTGCGGACCAAGCGGCTCTTGTATCAGACAAAAATGTAGTAGTTATCCCATCAAAAACGATTTCACAAGGGTTAACCGCCATGCTGGCTTTTAATGACCAAGTAGATTTAGAAACAAATAAAGCCAATATGACTGATGAACTGGACAGTGTCAAGAGTGGCCAAATTACTAATGCCATTCGAGATACTGAAATTGATGGCGTATCTATTAAAAAAGACGACTATATGGGGATTGTTGATGGAAAAATTGTTATATCTATCGCAGATCGAGAAGAAGTCGTTTTAGAGACATTACGAAAAATGATTGACGAAGAGAGCGAAATTGTTACTTTGATTTACGGTGAAAGTATCACTGCTGAAGAATGTCAGGGGATAGCTGATAGAATCTCTGAAGAATACGAAGAGCTAGACGTTGAAATTCAAGAAGGATTACAACCAGTTTACTGCTATTTGATTTCAGTTGAATAA
- the rsgA gene encoding ribosome small subunit-dependent GTPase A, with the protein MPKGQIRKALSGFYYVYSEGETYQTRGRGNFRVRDITPLVGDIVEFESGSLTDGMLHSIYPRKNELVRPPIANIDIGVIVMSAIEPDFSTYLLDRFLVYLEGQEIEAIIYITKTDLLDESQKLEVENYKKAYQELGYTVIMSDFPSEESLTRLLTVVKDKIVVFMGQSGVGKSTLLNQILPELKIKTGEISTALGRGRHTTRHVELIPVAGALIADTPGFSNVELVEIEEQNLPDLFREFLANRDECRFSGCLHLNEPGCRIKELVAEGEIMSYRYEHYLQFLNEIQTRKPMYNKNKK; encoded by the coding sequence ATGCCAAAAGGACAAATTAGAAAAGCGTTGAGTGGGTTTTATTACGTCTATTCTGAAGGCGAAACCTACCAAACTCGCGGGCGTGGAAATTTCAGGGTACGTGATATCACACCGCTTGTGGGAGACATTGTTGAATTTGAAAGTGGCAGTCTAACAGATGGAATGCTCCACTCTATCTACCCAAGAAAGAACGAATTGGTTCGACCGCCTATTGCCAACATCGATATAGGCGTGATTGTGATGTCAGCAATCGAACCAGATTTTTCAACCTATCTTTTGGATCGCTTCTTAGTCTATTTAGAGGGACAAGAAATCGAAGCGATTATTTATATTACAAAAACAGATTTATTAGATGAATCTCAAAAGCTTGAAGTTGAGAACTATAAAAAGGCTTACCAAGAGTTAGGGTATACTGTAATTATGTCTGATTTTCCTAGCGAAGAGTCTTTAACGCGCTTATTAACGGTTGTAAAAGATAAAATTGTTGTTTTTATGGGGCAATCGGGTGTGGGAAAGTCAACACTCCTTAACCAGATTTTACCAGAATTAAAAATTAAAACAGGTGAAATTTCAACTGCGTTAGGAAGAGGGCGCCATACTACCCGACACGTGGAATTGATTCCAGTTGCTGGTGCACTTATTGCAGATACACCCGGGTTTAGCAATGTTGAATTAGTAGAAATTGAAGAGCAAAATTTACCTGATTTATTTCGTGAGTTTTTAGCTAATCGTGATGAGTGTCGTTTTTCAGGTTGTCTTCATCTTAATGAACCTGGTTGTAGAATTAAAGAACTTGTTGCTGAAGGAGAAATTATGTCTTACCGGTATGAACATTACTTACAATTTTTAAATGAAATTCAAACGCGGAAACCGATGTATAATAAAAATAAAAAGTAA
- the rpe gene encoding ribulose-phosphate 3-epimerase, translating to MKIAPSILSADFANLEKEVKRIEKAGADYVHIDAMDGVFVNNLTLGPNIVQAIRPHTKLPLDCHLMIQNPENLIPAFAKAGADIISIHVEATNHIHGAIQLIKNEKIAAGVVINPGTPLAMIKPILGDVDMVLVMTVNPGFGGQTFIESTLSKIKELKELRETNNYTYKIEVDGGISDQTISRALEAGADIFVAGSYIFGATDMDQAFKALRDAEHV from the coding sequence ATGAAAATAGCGCCATCAATTTTAAGTGCAGACTTTGCTAATTTAGAAAAAGAAGTAAAAAGAATAGAAAAAGCTGGGGCAGACTACGTTCATATAGATGCTATGGATGGGGTTTTTGTTAATAATTTGACCCTCGGACCTAATATTGTTCAAGCTATTCGTCCTCACACCAAGTTACCTCTGGATTGCCATTTAATGATCCAAAATCCTGAGAATTTGATACCTGCCTTTGCAAAAGCTGGTGCGGATATTATTTCTATTCATGTAGAAGCAACAAACCATATTCACGGTGCCATCCAATTAATAAAAAATGAAAAGATTGCTGCTGGTGTTGTTATTAATCCTGGAACACCGCTTGCAATGATTAAACCTATCTTAGGAGATGTTGATATGGTTTTAGTCATGACGGTTAATCCCGGTTTTGGCGGGCAAACATTTATTGAAAGTACTCTGTCAAAAATAAAAGAATTAAAAGAATTACGTGAAACGAATAATTATACTTATAAAATAGAAGTTGACGGTGGAATTTCAGATCAAACTATTAGTCGCGCGCTCGAAGCTGGAGCAGACATTTTTGTTGCAGGATCATACATTTTTGGCGCTACCGATATGGATCAAGCTTTTAAAGCTTTGCGTGATGCTGAACATGTATAA
- the fmt gene encoding methionyl-tRNA formyltransferase translates to MKKIIFMGTPEFSVPILKALIASQYQVIAVVTQPDRLVGRKRTLTPPPVKIAALRHDIPIFQPEKISGSQEMEQLIEMDADLIVTAAYGQFLPTKLLNAPKYRAINVHASLLPKYRGGAPVHYAIINGEKETGVSIMYMERKMDAGDILAQRSIPIKADDDVQSMFDKLSILGRDLLMETLPKLFDGQLQPIPQDESLVTFSPNISREEERIDWNKSAQQISNKIRGMRPWPVAHALLSGERCKIWQAQPLEDQTTSEAPGKIISWDKTSMSVACGHESVLQILEIQPAGKKRMSVANFVNGNDMEALSQIGFD, encoded by the coding sequence ATGAAAAAAATTATATTTATGGGAACACCAGAATTTTCAGTACCTATTTTAAAAGCCTTGATAGCCAGTCAATACCAGGTCATTGCTGTAGTTACTCAGCCTGATCGTTTAGTAGGAAGGAAACGTACATTAACACCACCTCCTGTAAAAATAGCCGCCTTAAGACATGACATTCCTATATTTCAACCCGAAAAAATATCAGGATCGCAAGAAATGGAACAGCTAATTGAAATGGATGCTGATTTAATTGTCACTGCTGCCTATGGACAATTTTTACCTACAAAATTATTAAATGCACCTAAATACCGTGCCATTAATGTGCATGCTTCTCTATTACCAAAATACCGAGGCGGAGCGCCTGTTCACTATGCCATAATAAATGGAGAAAAAGAAACAGGTGTTTCCATTATGTATATGGAAAGAAAGATGGATGCTGGAGATATCTTGGCTCAAAGAAGTATTCCAATTAAAGCAGATGATGACGTCCAATCCATGTTTGATAAATTAAGTATTCTTGGACGGGATTTATTAATGGAAACTTTACCGAAATTATTTGATGGGCAACTACAGCCTATTCCCCAAGATGAATCATTGGTTACTTTCTCACCCAATATTAGTCGAGAAGAAGAACGTATTGATTGGAATAAATCTGCTCAACAAATTAGTAATAAAATTAGAGGAATGCGACCATGGCCAGTTGCGCATGCATTATTAAGTGGTGAGCGGTGTAAAATCTGGCAAGCTCAACCTCTCGAAGACCAAACAACAAGTGAAGCCCCTGGAAAGATTATTTCATGGGATAAAACAAGTATGTCAGTAGCTTGTGGTCATGAAAGTGTCCTGCAAATTTTAGAAATCCAACCAGCAGGGAAAAAACGGATGTCGGTTGCAAATTTTGTTAATGGAAATGATATGGAAGCTTTATCTCAGATAGGATTTGATTAG
- a CDS encoding Asp23/Gls24 family envelope stress response protein, with the protein MAVTMQTNLGEIILNNEVIATVVGGAATDNYGVVGMASRSQIRDNINEILKKENYSRGVIVRQENNIVSVDVYIIVLYGTKISEICRNVQIQVKYNLETMLGFSAEKVNVYVQGVRVIND; encoded by the coding sequence ATGGCAGTAACAATGCAGACAAATTTAGGCGAAATTATCCTAAACAACGAAGTAATTGCAACAGTAGTCGGCGGAGCAGCAACGGATAATTATGGTGTTGTTGGGATGGCAAGTAGAAGCCAAATTCGTGATAATATTAATGAAATATTGAAAAAAGAAAATTATTCAAGAGGTGTCATTGTACGACAAGAAAATAATATCGTTTCTGTAGATGTGTATATTATTGTTCTGTATGGGACCAAAATTTCCGAAATCTGTCGAAATGTCCAAATCCAAGTGAAATATAATCTAGAAACAATGTTGGGATTTTCCGCAGAGAAAGTAAATGTCTACGTACAAGGCGTTCGTGTTATAAATGACTAA
- the rsmB gene encoding 16S rRNA (cytosine(967)-C(5))-methyltransferase RsmB, translating into MAKKKNNKILHSVRYLAMEILEAIETEGAYSNILLNATIEKEKLDAKDAGLLTTLVYGVTQRKLTIDYGLEPFIRSPKKLENWVKNLIRLSVYQMVYLDKVPDHAVLFEAVEIAKIKGHVGISKLVNGILRNVQRNGLKDWQQIENPTQRISIGASVPEWLVKKFVAERGLEKTEALFFSLLTAPYISIRVQNASELNKVIEDLESSGIQVEKSPLSPVGLRVLSGKIVDSPLFKDGTITIQDESSQLVALLGSLKPVDYVLDACAAPGGKTTHIASFIDSGLVHALDIYDHKIRLVRENAKRLQVSEKIKTHILDAKNAEETFEKDTFDKIFVDAPCSGLGLMRRKPEIKYGLTPNTFNQLQKEQLEILNAVVPLLKKGGRLVYSTCTLAKEENQEVVKRFLSGHSNMQSLAIDWEDYNLPSQVITAEGMVEISPEQFGTDGFFICIMEKKK; encoded by the coding sequence TTGGCTAAGAAAAAAAATAATAAGATTTTACATTCTGTTCGCTATTTAGCGATGGAAATTTTAGAAGCGATTGAAACTGAAGGAGCTTATTCAAATATACTTTTGAATGCAACTATTGAAAAAGAAAAATTAGATGCAAAAGATGCGGGACTGTTAACGACTCTGGTTTATGGGGTAACGCAAAGAAAATTAACGATCGATTATGGACTTGAACCATTCATCCGGTCTCCTAAAAAATTGGAGAACTGGGTTAAAAATTTAATTCGTTTATCTGTTTACCAAATGGTTTATTTGGATAAAGTACCCGATCACGCTGTTTTGTTTGAAGCAGTAGAGATCGCTAAGATAAAAGGGCATGTAGGGATATCCAAACTTGTAAATGGTATTTTACGTAATGTACAACGAAACGGTTTGAAGGACTGGCAGCAAATTGAAAATCCAACACAACGTATCAGTATTGGAGCAAGTGTTCCAGAATGGTTGGTTAAAAAATTTGTAGCTGAACGTGGTCTAGAAAAAACTGAAGCACTTTTCTTTTCTTTGTTAACAGCTCCTTATATATCAATACGAGTGCAGAATGCTAGTGAACTTAACAAGGTAATAGAAGATTTAGAAAGTAGTGGTATTCAAGTAGAAAAAAGTCCTCTTTCTCCTGTGGGACTGCGAGTTTTATCAGGGAAAATAGTTGACTCCCCTTTATTTAAAGACGGTACCATTACGATACAAGATGAATCTAGTCAACTAGTGGCACTACTGGGATCTTTAAAACCTGTTGATTATGTGTTAGATGCATGTGCCGCTCCAGGTGGAAAAACAACTCATATAGCTAGTTTTATCGATTCTGGTTTAGTTCATGCTCTAGATATCTACGATCATAAAATACGCTTAGTCAGAGAAAACGCAAAACGCCTACAAGTTTCTGAAAAAATTAAAACCCATATTTTAGATGCCAAAAATGCCGAAGAAACATTTGAAAAGGATACCTTTGATAAAATATTTGTTGATGCACCTTGTTCTGGTCTTGGTTTAATGCGACGAAAACCTGAAATTAAATATGGGCTTACACCAAATACTTTTAATCAGCTACAAAAGGAACAATTAGAAATATTAAACGCAGTTGTACCATTATTAAAAAAAGGTGGACGTTTAGTGTATAGTACTTGTACACTGGCGAAGGAAGAAAATCAAGAGGTAGTAAAACGTTTTTTAAGTGGTCATTCAAACATGCAAAGCCTTGCTATTGACTGGGAAGATTACAATCTTCCCAGTCAGGTTATAACTGCAGAGGGGATGGTTGAAATTTCACCTGAACAGTTTGGAACAGATGGTTTCTTTATTTGTATAATGGAGAAAAAGAAGTAA
- a CDS encoding thiamine diphosphokinase, whose amino-acid sequence MYKKAFLVAGGDKDNLEAFFLNIHDDELVVGVDEGAFYLLNKGIHVDIAVGDFDSISKEQLSILKKHIGKVVLLPSEKDLTDTEAALEYVFHHYELDEVKLFGVFGGRVDHMISNLWIAFLPQFAKNIEKISFFDKKNKLSFYKPGAYELEKEENKKYLSFISMTALVNLNLKQVKYPLENSNYEHPVALISNEFKSQTMQFTFDEGLLAVIQSSD is encoded by the coding sequence ATGTATAAAAAAGCTTTTCTTGTAGCTGGTGGAGATAAAGATAATCTTGAGGCGTTTTTTTTAAATATTCATGATGATGAGTTAGTTGTCGGTGTTGATGAAGGAGCATTTTATCTGCTAAACAAAGGAATCCATGTCGACATAGCAGTGGGGGACTTTGACTCAATCAGTAAGGAACAACTCTCTATTTTAAAGAAACATATCGGGAAAGTTGTTCTATTACCGAGTGAAAAGGATTTAACGGATACAGAAGCGGCACTTGAGTATGTATTTCATCATTACGAACTTGATGAAGTCAAACTCTTTGGCGTCTTTGGGGGCAGAGTGGATCATATGATTAGTAATTTATGGATTGCCTTTCTTCCTCAATTTGCTAAAAATATTGAAAAAATCAGTTTTTTTGACAAAAAAAATAAACTATCGTTTTATAAACCGGGTGCTTATGAACTGGAAAAAGAAGAAAACAAAAAATATCTTTCCTTTATTTCTATGACGGCGCTTGTTAACCTCAACTTAAAACAAGTTAAATATCCGTTAGAAAATAGCAACTATGAACACCCAGTGGCTCTCATCAGCAATGAGTTTAAATCGCAAACTATGCAGTTTACTTTCGATGAAGGACTACTGGCGGTTATACAAAGTAGCGATTAA
- a CDS encoding Stp1/IreP family PP2C-type Ser/Thr phosphatase, translating into MQIAFKSDIGKSRTTNEDYVNWFENSKGQLLMILCDGMGGHLAGDVASEMAVSHMGEAWKETAFDKPENVSTWLLQTIQKINRLIFQKSLDFIDLDGMGTTLVAAAYVEGEITLAHVGDSRAYLYRDFLLKQLTEDHSLVSELIKFGEITYEEAEKHPQRNYITRAVGMKEKILIDLTTFTMQEGDTLILCTDGLSSVLSTNQIKHVLKGWHPIKEKTKTLVDLANKEGGPDNISVLIAEVGKGEEGRC; encoded by the coding sequence ATGCAAATCGCATTTAAAAGTGACATTGGTAAAAGTAGAACTACAAATGAAGACTATGTAAATTGGTTTGAAAATTCGAAAGGCCAACTATTGATGATTTTATGTGACGGTATGGGTGGCCATCTCGCAGGCGATGTTGCGAGTGAGATGGCTGTGTCTCATATGGGCGAAGCGTGGAAAGAAACAGCTTTTGATAAACCGGAAAATGTTTCAACATGGTTACTACAAACCATCCAGAAAATAAATCGTCTTATTTTCCAAAAATCACTCGATTTTATTGATTTAGATGGGATGGGAACAACTTTAGTAGCTGCCGCTTATGTGGAAGGAGAAATAACACTGGCTCATGTTGGGGATAGCCGCGCTTATTTGTATCGTGATTTTCTTTTGAAGCAATTAACAGAAGACCATTCGTTAGTTTCTGAGTTAATTAAATTTGGAGAAATTACGTATGAAGAAGCCGAAAAACATCCACAAAGAAACTATATTACGCGAGCAGTTGGAATGAAAGAAAAAATTTTAATTGATCTCACTACTTTCACTATGCAAGAAGGTGATACCTTAATTTTGTGTACGGATGGGTTAAGTAGTGTATTAAGTACCAATCAAATTAAACACGTTTTAAAAGGTTGGCATCCGATTAAAGAAAAAACCAAAACCCTCGTTGACCTTGCGAATAAGGAGGGCGGACCAGATAATATTTCAGTACTTATTGCTGAAGTTGGAAAAGGAGAGGAAGGGCGATGCTGA
- the pknB gene encoding Stk1 family PASTA domain-containing Ser/Thr kinase codes for MLIAIGTKIGGRYKVLGLIGRGGMANVYLARDLILDRDVAVKILRFDFQSNKEALRRFKREALSTTQLIHPNIVSVYDVDEDDGLQYIVMEYIQGRDLKKFIQEKGQLSLEDVIHIMSQILSAMALAHQNRIIHRDIKPQNLLIDSDNVIKVTDFGIAIALSETSLTQTNSLLGSVHYMSPEQARGSIPTIKSDIYALGIVLYELVTGKVPFDGESAVSIALKHFQEPIPSVRAERPEIPQALENVILKATAKEPHDRYNSCEEMSQDLQTSLDDSRLQEAAFTPEVMLDETKVITPVKLEGNDLPKTENTDQVTDVRKSQKKPRKKRIVWGILLILLLIVTGGSLAAMITNNNPDLIAVPNVLGVKEEKAREMLLEANFTIGEVYTQYNENAEEGSVFKVDPEVNTQLAPKTAINLYISQGVEPFLIEDYSGQPYSDVRKELVKKGIQVEREDVYDSLDEGLIVGQSLESDTEVIPNETTITLRVSLGPETFTMENLSGYTREDVERYAENYGLKLTIKTEKSEEVAEGLVLSQSIAAESSFYSGDSLEVIISEGMPQTSTETEKPKPEKPESQATESSSESKTEEPEIITFTKKITIPYLPPEENSSETDSESDSPDVDNEEELKASNHIIIYMLDSDHQLTEVFREFDITEDKEVNLNFRIYSDQPGAFIVERDGINIMEETNLID; via the coding sequence ATGCTGATTGCAATTGGTACTAAAATAGGTGGTCGATACAAAGTATTAGGACTAATTGGACGAGGCGGAATGGCTAATGTTTATTTAGCTAGAGATTTGATTTTAGATCGTGATGTAGCTGTAAAAATTTTACGTTTTGACTTCCAAAGCAACAAAGAAGCTTTAAGGCGCTTCAAGCGCGAGGCTCTTTCGACGACGCAACTAATACACCCAAATATTGTATCCGTTTATGACGTTGATGAAGATGATGGGCTTCAATATATTGTTATGGAATACATCCAAGGTAGAGACTTAAAAAAATTTATCCAAGAAAAGGGTCAATTATCACTTGAAGATGTGATTCATATTATGAGTCAAATCCTATCTGCGATGGCTTTGGCTCATCAAAATCGGATTATTCATAGAGATATTAAACCCCAAAACTTGCTGATTGATAGCGATAATGTTATCAAAGTCACAGATTTTGGAATTGCTATTGCGCTTTCTGAAACATCGCTAACGCAGACAAACTCTTTGTTGGGCTCGGTTCACTATATGTCACCAGAGCAAGCGCGTGGAAGTATCCCAACTATTAAATCTGACATCTACGCCTTAGGAATTGTTTTATATGAATTAGTAACCGGTAAAGTACCCTTTGACGGCGAATCAGCGGTTTCAATTGCTTTGAAACATTTTCAAGAACCTATTCCCTCTGTCAGAGCAGAACGGCCTGAGATCCCACAAGCATTAGAGAATGTTATCTTGAAGGCAACGGCTAAAGAGCCACACGATCGCTATAATTCTTGCGAAGAAATGTCTCAAGATTTGCAGACTAGTCTTGACGATAGTCGTTTGCAGGAAGCAGCTTTCACACCAGAAGTGATGCTTGATGAAACAAAAGTAATCACACCGGTTAAATTAGAAGGAAACGACCTACCAAAAACGGAAAATACAGATCAAGTGACAGACGTAAGGAAATCACAAAAAAAACCACGTAAGAAAAGAATCGTATGGGGGATTTTATTAATTTTATTGCTAATTGTTACGGGTGGTAGTTTAGCAGCAATGATTACTAATAATAACCCAGATTTAATCGCAGTTCCAAATGTATTAGGGGTCAAAGAAGAAAAAGCACGTGAGATGTTATTAGAAGCAAACTTTACAATAGGTGAAGTATATACGCAATATAACGAAAATGCCGAAGAGGGCAGCGTGTTTAAAGTTGATCCCGAAGTAAACACACAATTAGCACCTAAAACAGCAATCAATTTATATATAAGCCAAGGTGTAGAACCATTTTTAATAGAAGACTATTCTGGACAACCCTATTCTGATGTCCGTAAAGAGCTGGTAAAAAAAGGTATACAGGTAGAACGCGAAGATGTCTATGATTCTCTTGATGAAGGATTAATAGTTGGTCAAAGTCTAGAATCAGATACAGAAGTAATCCCTAATGAGACAACGATTACCTTACGAGTTAGCCTGGGACCAGAGACATTTACTATGGAAAATTTAAGTGGTTACACACGTGAAGACGTTGAGCGTTATGCGGAAAACTATGGTCTAAAGCTCACCATCAAAACTGAAAAGTCCGAAGAAGTTGCTGAAGGGTTAGTGCTTTCTCAATCTATTGCTGCAGAAAGCAGCTTTTACAGTGGGGATTCTTTGGAAGTTATTATTTCCGAAGGAATGCCGCAAACTTCAACAGAAACAGAAAAACCAAAACCTGAAAAACCAGAATCCCAAGCGACAGAATCTAGCTCAGAATCCAAAACAGAAGAACCAGAGATTATAACTTTCACAAAAAAAATAACGATTCCTTACCTTCCGCCTGAAGAAAATTCAAGTGAAACGGACTCAGAATCAGATAGTCCAGACGTTGATAATGAAGAAGAACTCAAAGCATCCAACCATATTATTATCTATATGTTGGATAGTGACCATCAGTTAACGGAAGTTTTTCGAGAGTTTGACATAACCGAGGATAAAGAAGTGAATTTAAATTTCCGTATTTACTCTGATCAACCTGGTGCTTTTATTGTTGAACGGGATGGTATAAATATAATGGAAGAAACCAATCTAATTGATTAA